Within the Streptomyces sp. YIM 121038 genome, the region GATCCACCACCGGCTCCGCTCCGGCGGCATCCTGGCCTTCTCGGTCAACGGCCCGCGCGACGGCGAGCTGCCCGGCCGCCGCGTGGACAACCTCACCCTGGGCAACGGCGCCCACCTGCCGGTCGTCCACTACTCCTACGGCGCCGACGCCTGGTGGTGCCTGCTGCACGAGCACGGCTTCACCGCCACCCACGCGCTGCCCGTCGAGGGGCCCGTGACCAGCCTGTACCACAGTCCTGCGGGCCCGCCGCAGCGGCACCGGAGGGTCAGGGTCGGGCGAGCTCCGCCCGTTCTCCTAGCTGCAGGCACAGGCACAGGCACAGGCACAGGCGCGGGACGGGGCGGATCGGGTCAGTGGGTGGTTGTTGCAGGTGTGCCGGGAGGGTAGGCGTGGGTCATGGGGGAGTGGCCGGTGGTGAGGAAGTCGTGGATCGCGGCGAGGTAGACGGTGCGCTGGATGAGGCCGTTGCGGTGGGTGTCGAGGGCAGTGAAGGCGGCGTCGGCGCCTTCGGGGCTGTTGCCGGTGGCCGCGCGCAGCCGGGTGAACTCGTCGCGGGTGAGGTGTCCGTCACCGTCGTGGTCGGCGAGATCGAAGAGGGAGCCGAGGGCGGGGCGGCAGGATTCTTCGAAGGCGTCGTGTCCGGCCCAGTCGCGGTATTCCTCGTAGGTGACGGTGCCGTCCGCGTTGCTGTCCATCTGGCGGAACACCTCTTCGTGGGCCGCGCGGGCGGCGGCCACCAAGGCATGCTCTGGGTCCCGGCCGCAGGCGTCCGCAGCCCGGTCGACCCGGCCGAGGTATTCGGCCCGGGTGATGACTCCGTCGCCGTCGACATCCAGCATGGCGAAGATTCGCCGCTTTGCGGTGTCCGACATTCCGTCACTTCCGTTTCTCCGTAGCCGATCGTCCTCCCCCGGGAAACGCAACGCCTCAGGACGGGGTTGGTTACTGTGCTCGGCAGTGTCCTCTATGCCCCCAAGCGGGGCAGGGAGGACACTGCCGAGCACCCAGAGCCCCTGTCCGGCCGGATCATCGACGCCGACAGGGGCACCCTGGCTCTGTGGTGGGGGAGTCCGGGGTCCCACAACCGCTGCTTACCGGCTTGCTCCTGGCGCGGGCCGCCTCGCTGTTCTCGCGCACTGCCGTCCGTCGTCTGGGCTCCGGGTGGCCACGCCCTGCTCCAGCGCATTCGCCGCGGGCTCCCCGGCAGGCGTGCAGCTGGCATCGGCGGTGCTGGGGGAGCGGGGACCACCCGTGCACGCGCGGGACGGACGCAGGGCCTGGCTGAGGTGGGCGGCGGCCCACCGGGCGCGAGTCGCGGGCCGGGTCGGTGCCGAGTTGCCCGCACACAACCGACCGCCGGCCTCAACCTGCCTGGCCTCGCCTTCAGTGCAGGCCGCCCTGTCCCTCAGGCACTCCCGCCTCGGGCCCCTGGGGACGACGAAAGCCTGCGTTTGCTGCTTGCAGTGCCAGCTCGTCTACGGTACCGACCAGGAGATTCATCCCGCGATGGCCTGCGCCGGGCTGCATCTGACCGCACGGGGTATCTGTATCGTGACGACGGCGGCCCCGCCTTCAATGGCGACGGCGCCCTCACCGCGCTGGCCACCAGGCCCTCTCCCGGGTGCAACAGCCTGCTCAAGCCCGACATCTGCACCGCCGTCCCGCCCTACACCGACTGGATCAACGACGACAGGTAGCCGGCCCGCCCCCCCGCTACGCCGCGGGCCCGTGCGGGAGCCGGGGCTTCCGCACGGGCCCGCGGCGAGACGGCCGGTGCGAGGCCGGCCTTCGCGTGAGATGAGCGGGGCGGCTCATCTCCGCAGCCGGTGCTACGAGGCGCCCCCGGCCACGCGGGCCAGTACCGCCTCGCGCAGCCCCGCGCGGTCGACCTCCAGGGCGTTCAGGACGTCCAGGCCACGGCCTTCTCCTGCGGCCAGCAGACCGAGCAGGATGTGTTCGGTGCCGAATCTGTCGTGGCCGAGCGCATGCGCCTCGCTCAGGGTCTGTTCGAGGGCTTTGGTGGCGTCCTGGGTGTAGGTGGGCCGGGGGTACTGGAAGGCGCCGGGGCCGAAGTTGTCGTCGGCCTTGCGCTGGATCTCCTCGACGTCGATGCCGAGGGAGGACAGGGCGTCCTTCGCGCCTTGCCCGCCGGTTGTGGCGACTCCGGCGGCTTCCAGGATGCGGAGGGTCTCCTGCCTGATCCGCGCTTGCTCGACGCCCTGCTTGCGCAGTACCTCCCCGGCCGTGCTCCGGTCGGTGCCGGCCAGGCCGAGCAGGAGGTGTTCCGTGCCGATGAAGTCGTGGCCGAGGGCGATCGCCTCGTCCTGGGCCAGGGTCACGGCGTGCCGTGCCCGGTCGGTGAAGAACTCGAACATCCTACTTCTCCTTGCCTTCGGCTTTACGCCTGCTCGCATGCTTCTCGTGCACTGACTGCCGGCTGACGTTCAGCGATGTGGCGATGCTCTGCCAGGACCAGCCCTGGCTGCGGGCGTTGTCGACGTGGACCCGCTCGAGTTCCTCCAGCAGGCGGCGCAGGGCGACGACGGCCTGCAGTCCGATCTCGGGGTCTTTGTCGGTGACCTGTCCGGCCAGCGAGGCCGGTGTGTCCTCAGCTCCCATATCTGTCAGGGTGCCCTGACGTGCAACGAGTGTCAAGACACCCTGACAAGCGGCGTCGGCGCCACGTTGCTGACCTACGAGGCCGGCGCAGGGACCGCGTGTCGCTCGTCAGCTCTTCTCATGCCGTTCACCGTGCCCATCAAGCCGCCGAACCCCGCACGTGCGCCTCGCCGTCCCCCGGACCCTGCACGCGCCAGGTGGGCCGTTACGCGAGCAGGGGCTGTGGAGGTGTCCCTGCGGTGGCCGGGCCGTCAGCTTGTGGAGTACGACGGCGCGGCCGTAGCCCAGTCTTCGGCTGCCGGGGCCGGGGAGCTGCCATGCTCTCGCCGCTGGCCGAGCGGCCAAGACACCCACGGCGCAGAATCCGCGCCACATGAAAAGACAAACGGGGAAACACCAAGCATGTACAACAGCTCGTCCAACCGCGCCCCTTCCGCGCGCACTTGCACCGCGTTACTGGCGGTGATCACGGCAGGCGCCATCTTTACGACCTCAGCAGCCGCATACGCCTCCGACGCCGAGGCACCCAGGTCGGCAAACGGAGCATCGGCCCCTGCCCTCGCGAACGCCGACGTGGAGGAGCTCCTGGAGCCCCTTGTGGCCATACCTGATGACGTCCTCGCACAGGGAGGCGAGGCCACGCTCGCTCACCTCGCTGTGAGTGATTCGTGGTGGCCAGAACGGGTTCAGGGTGTGTTCGGGTGCAGCCGGTCGGTTCCCTCGCGGGTCGGTGGCTGGCGGGTCGCGTGCCCCGGAGCGTACGCCGTGCCGCCACCCCTTTTGAGTGCATTCCTGGCCGGAGGGCAGCGGGCTCGCGGACACGGCTGCTGTTGTGGAACCGGATACCGCCCGCAAACAGAACAGGGGTCCCTCATGCACAGGTGGAAACGACTGGCCCGGATGACCGTGGTGGCCGCTTCGGCGGCCGTGCTGGTGACGGGACTGTCGACCAGCGCTCAGGCCGCGAGCGGCACGTTCGCCTACAACCGGGCCGACACGGGCTTCCGGATGGTCATGGAGAACCCTCCGGACGACGAGTGCATCGTCATGCCGGGCGGCGCCGGCGTCGTCGACAACTTCACGGACACCGTGGCCACGCTCTACCGCGACGAGGCCTGCACCATCCCGCAGGACACGCTGCCGCCCAACACCGGCGGCGCGTACGGCGGAGCGACGACCGTGCACTCGGTGTTCTTCGGCTAGCCGGCAGGGGTGCGCCGCCAAGGTGGCGCGCCCTGCGCGGCAGTTCTCC harbors:
- a CDS encoding EF-hand domain-containing protein; translated protein: MSDTAKRRIFAMLDVDGDGVITRAEYLGRVDRAADACGRDPEHALVAAARAAHEEVFRQMDSNADGTVTYEEYRDWAGHDAFEESCRPALGSLFDLADHDGDGHLTRDEFTRLRAATGNSPEGADAAFTALDTHRNGLIQRTVYLAAIHDFLTTGHSPMTHAYPPGTPATTTH
- a CDS encoding Clp protease N-terminal domain-containing protein, whose product is MRQETLRILEAAGVATTGGQGAKDALSSLGIDVEEIQRKADDNFGPGAFQYPRPTYTQDATKALEQTLSEAHALGHDRFGTEHILLGLLAAGEGRGLDVLNALEVDRAGLREAVLARVAGGAS